In Lycium ferocissimum isolate CSIRO_LF1 chromosome 11, AGI_CSIRO_Lferr_CH_V1, whole genome shotgun sequence, a single genomic region encodes these proteins:
- the LOC132037711 gene encoding putative GATA transcription factor 22: protein MTTPTDHINYSTPFHFGLNNNNDDHDMKYNSLVNPNYQASSTTSHSSYHHFFVNSTTDQTGNYNHHTEYYMPQHQPEVDNDGVSYDLGKKNKVSSGLKLTLWKREDELVSSKIKDSDQARMKNTTKNTCIKLKLEDQKQKLSPPLETDYSSNSSNYIPIRVCADCNTTKTPLWRGGPKGPKSLCNACGIRQRKARQAMAEAAEAAAIGKTHTTDQTSSSTMKIKIQHKEKIAKVNTNHVAPYKKRCKFSPSSSSTNAPKKIGNFEDFLINLSNNLSFHQIFPQDEKEAAILLMALSSGLVHG, encoded by the exons ATGACTACTCCTACTGATCACATAAATTATTCTACTCCTTTTCATTTTGggcttaataataataatgatgatcatgatATGAAGTACAATTCTCTTGTTAACCCTAACTATCAGGCTTCTTCAACTACTTCTCACTCATCCTATCATCACTTTTTCGTCAACTCAACTACTGATCAAACTGGAAATTATAATCACCATACGGAATATTATATGCCACAGCACCAACCTGAG GTGGATAATGATGGTGTATCATATGATCTAGGGAAGAAAAACAAGGTAAGTAGTGGCCTCAAATTGACTTTGTGGAAGAGAGAAGACGAGTTGGTGTCTTCAAAGATAAAAGACTCGGATCAAGCAAGAATGAAAAACACCACCAAAAATACTTGCAtcaaattgaagttggaagatcAGAAGCAAAAGCTATCACCTCCTTTAGAAACTGATTACAGCAGCAACAGCTCAAACTATAtacctattagggtttgtgcTGATTGTAACACTACTAAGACCCCTCTTTGGAGAGGTGGTCCCAAAGGACCTAAg TCACTGTGCAACGCATGTGGAATCCGACAAAGGAAGGCAAGACAAGCCATGGCAGAAGCAGCTGAAGCTGCAGCAATTGGGAAAACTCACACAACTGATCAAACATCATCTTCAACAATGAAGATAAAGATACAACACAAGGAGAAGATAGCAAAAGTTAATACAAATCATGTTGCTCCCTACAAGAAAAGGTGCAAATTTAGTCCATCTTCCTCTAGTACTAATGCACCAAAGAAGATTGGTAATTTCGAGGATTTCTTGATAAACTTGAGCAACAATTTGTCATTCCACCAAATTTTCCCACAAGACGAGAAGGAAGCAGCAATTCTCTTAATGGCATTGTCTAGTGGCCTTGTTCATGGCTAA
- the LOC132038535 gene encoding uncharacterized protein LOC132038535, producing the protein MVDVTHRCSSIVSKASVQKKEDPGAFTIPCTIVVYKLAKALCDLCASINLMPLAIFKKSGLGTPRTTTMSLLMADQIVKRPVEILNDVLVKQPADISVVSVIDTIDEALETTVEQDYVGKRGKRKMKRGGGGMTKKKDSRGGGGVRVEEMKKKKKGVFDMALTWR; encoded by the exons ATGGTGGATGTTACCCACCGTTGTAGCTCCATTGTTTCGAAGGCTTCGGTCCAAAAGAAGGAAGACCCCGGAGCTTTCACTATTCCTTGCACTATTGTGGTTTACAAATTAGCTAAGGCCTTGTGTGATCTTTGTGCAAGCATCAACTTGATGCCTCTtgctatttttaaaaagtctGGCTTGGGCACTCCCCGAACCACTACAATGAGCTTGTTGATGGCAGATCAAATCGTGAAGAGGCCAGTGGAAATTCTTAATGATGTGCTTGTAAAG CAACCAGCAGATATAAGTGTGGTGTCAGTGATTGATACTATTGATGAGGCCTTAGAAACTACCGTTGAGCAAGATTATGTTGGCAAG AGAGGAAAGCGGAAAATGAAGCGTGGTGGTGGTGGAATGACGAAGAAGAAGGATTCTAGAGGTGGGGGTGGCGTGAGAGTggaggaaatgaagaagaagaaaaaggggg TTTTTGATATGGCATTGACATGGCGTTGA